In Synechococcus sp. KORDI-52, one genomic interval encodes:
- a CDS encoding alpha-E domain-containing protein yields MLSRVADSLYWINRYLERAENISRFLEVSEAMALDCPPGSAEPWLPLVEVTGDRHRFDTTYPDTTPKQVVRFLLLDRSNPNSIVSCIAMARENARQIRDVITTEMWEQINDLHWSLQEDEDIWREPVQEQLRIIRRGCQLVYGITDTTLSRDLSWLFSQLGRLIERADKTSRILDVKYFLLLPSPEEVGGVLDELQWITLLRTAGAYQMYRQSRQHAISPASVARFLLLDPIFPRSVRYCLQGISDTLQQIQQHPSPDTPDDLDCLRGQLLARWSYVRIDNLIEAGLHEAIDQLQQDLNQLHTLIQTRYFTSADLRSTPTDPACVLSSFTA; encoded by the coding sequence GTGCTGAGTCGCGTTGCCGATTCGCTTTACTGGATCAACCGCTACCTGGAACGCGCCGAAAACATCTCGCGCTTTCTAGAAGTGAGTGAAGCGATGGCGCTGGACTGTCCTCCGGGCAGCGCCGAACCGTGGCTGCCGCTGGTGGAGGTGACGGGGGATCGCCACCGCTTCGATACGACCTATCCCGATACCACGCCCAAACAGGTGGTGCGCTTCCTACTGCTAGACCGCAGCAATCCCAACAGCATCGTGAGTTGCATTGCGATGGCGCGGGAAAACGCACGGCAGATCAGGGATGTGATCACCACGGAGATGTGGGAGCAGATCAATGATCTGCACTGGAGCCTTCAGGAGGACGAAGACATTTGGCGGGAACCGGTGCAGGAGCAACTGCGGATCATCCGCCGCGGCTGCCAGCTTGTGTACGGGATCACCGACACCACCTTGAGCCGTGATCTCAGCTGGCTGTTCAGTCAGCTGGGGCGTTTGATCGAACGCGCCGACAAAACCTCCCGCATCCTCGACGTCAAATATTTCCTGCTACTGCCCTCCCCTGAGGAGGTTGGCGGCGTGCTGGATGAACTGCAATGGATCACCCTGCTGCGCACAGCTGGGGCTTATCAGATGTACCGCCAGAGCAGGCAGCACGCGATCAGCCCTGCCTCCGTGGCCCGCTTTTTGCTGCTGGACCCCATCTTTCCTCGCTCGGTGCGGTACTGCCTGCAGGGCATCAGCGACACCTTGCAACAGATCCAGCAGCATCCGAGCCCAGACACGCCGGATGACCTCGACTGCTTGCGGGGACAGCTCCTAGCCCGTTGGAGCTATGTGCGGATCGACAACCTGATCGAAGCCGGTCTGCATGAAGCCATTGACCAGCTTCAGCAGGACCTCAACCAACTCCACACCCTGATCCAGACCCGCTACTTCACCAGCGCCGACCTCCGTTCCACCCCCACCGATCCCGCATGCGTGCTCTCATCGTTCACCGCCTGA
- a CDS encoding NarK family nitrate/nitrite MFS transporter: MLGDLWSFQGRYRTLHLTWIAFFLTFVVWFNLAPLATTVKADLGLTVGQIRTVAICNVALTIPARVLIGMLLDKFGPRITYSSILVFSAIPCLLFASAQDFNQLVVARLLLSIVGAGFVIGIRMVAEWFPPKEIGLAEGIYGGWGNFGSAFSALTMVALAGFLSFSGGFELPTGAVLNWRGAIALTGIVSAIYGCFYFFNVTDTPPGKTYQRPEKTAGLEVTSMRDFWGLLGMNVPFAAILCVLCWRLSKVGFLTASTYPLALGAVAVWFAFQTWGIIRTNRDLILGNKVYPKEDRYEFRQVAILELTYIVNFGSELAVVSMLPTFFETTFDLPKATAGILASCFAFVNLIARPAGGLISDSVGSRKNTMGFLTAGLGIGYLVMSMIKPGTFSGTSGIAVAVVITMLASFFVQSGEGATFALVPLVKRRVTGQVAGLVGAYGNVGAVTYLTIFSLLPMWMGGGGEPTPEVIAASNSAFFQILGVAGLIVAFFCFFFLKEPKGSFADLHEGETA, encoded by the coding sequence ATGCTTGGCGACCTCTGGTCGTTCCAGGGCAGGTATCGAACCCTTCACCTGACCTGGATCGCCTTCTTCCTGACCTTCGTGGTCTGGTTCAATCTGGCCCCACTGGCCACCACCGTGAAAGCGGACCTGGGACTGACCGTTGGTCAGATCCGCACCGTGGCCATCTGCAACGTGGCCCTCACCATTCCGGCGCGCGTGCTGATCGGCATGCTCCTGGACAAATTCGGCCCCCGGATCACCTACTCCTCGATCCTGGTGTTCTCGGCCATTCCCTGCCTGCTGTTCGCCTCCGCTCAGGACTTCAACCAGCTGGTTGTGGCCCGTCTGCTGCTCTCCATCGTCGGCGCCGGCTTCGTGATCGGCATCCGCATGGTGGCTGAGTGGTTCCCGCCCAAGGAAATCGGCCTGGCTGAAGGCATCTATGGCGGCTGGGGCAACTTCGGCTCCGCCTTCTCCGCCCTCACGATGGTGGCCCTCGCTGGCTTCCTCTCCTTCTCCGGCGGTTTCGAACTGCCCACCGGCGCTGTTCTGAACTGGCGCGGTGCCATCGCTCTGACCGGCATCGTCTCAGCCATCTACGGCTGCTTCTACTTCTTCAACGTCACCGACACCCCCCCCGGCAAGACGTACCAGCGTCCGGAGAAAACCGCCGGTCTGGAAGTCACCTCCATGCGCGACTTCTGGGGTCTGCTGGGCATGAACGTGCCCTTCGCAGCCATCCTCTGCGTCCTCTGCTGGCGCCTCTCCAAGGTGGGCTTCCTCACCGCAAGCACCTATCCACTGGCCCTCGGTGCCGTTGCCGTCTGGTTTGCCTTCCAGACCTGGGGAATCATCCGCACCAACCGCGATCTGATCCTTGGCAACAAGGTCTATCCAAAGGAAGACCGCTACGAGTTCCGCCAGGTGGCGATCCTCGAGCTCACCTACATCGTGAACTTCGGCTCCGAACTGGCCGTGGTTTCGATGCTGCCCACCTTCTTTGAAACCACCTTCGATCTGCCGAAGGCCACGGCCGGAATCCTGGCCTCCTGCTTCGCCTTCGTGAACCTGATCGCCCGCCCTGCTGGCGGTCTGATCTCCGACAGCGTCGGCAGCCGCAAGAACACCATGGGCTTCCTCACCGCCGGCCTCGGCATTGGCTACCTGGTGATGAGCATGATCAAGCCGGGCACCTTCTCCGGCACCAGCGGCATTGCCGTGGCGGTGGTGATCACCATGCTCGCATCGTTCTTCGTGCAGTCCGGTGAAGGCGCCACCTTCGCGCTGGTGCCCCTGGTCAAGCGTCGCGTCACCGGTCAGGTGGCCGGGCTGGTCGGTGCCTACGGCAACGTTGGTGCTGTGACCTACCTGACCATCTTCAGCCTGCTGCCGATGTGGATGGGGGGCGGCGGTGAGCCCACCCCCGAGGTGATCGCGGCTTCCAACAGCGCCTTCTTCCAGATCCTTGGCGTGGCCGGTCTGATCGTGGCCTTCTTCTGCTTCTTCTTCCTCAAGGAGCCCAAGGGATCCTTCGCAGACCTGCACGAAGGCGAA
- a CDS encoding GTP 3',8-cyclase MoaA, with product MSIPLPLADRFNRPLGVLRLSLTARCNLACPYCCPDVEEPPGLLTLDQQLRVIRVAARLGAQTLRLTGGEPLLSRRLLPLLEAVAQARRDRSDPMAGLQAVALTSNGVLLSESMARALRTAGLDRITISLDAVEGEAAARMAGLQGGALAGDRLVRQVQDGIAAARAAGFDPSRGELKLNAVIQRGRNDDQLLPLADLARQQGMELRLIEYMDVGSRNQWTLDQVLPAAQMVERIHARWPLEALGRPRGGTARRWSYGDGAGSIGVIASISEPFCGDCNRLRVTADGQAFTCLFSADGTDLKPALASELQLEQAMRQLWQRRQDRYSEERDPSAAASTHAEMAYLGG from the coding sequence ATGAGCATCCCGCTGCCGCTCGCAGATCGTTTCAACCGGCCCCTTGGGGTGCTGCGGCTGTCGCTTACGGCCCGTTGCAATCTCGCTTGTCCGTACTGCTGTCCGGATGTGGAGGAGCCCCCGGGCCTGCTCACGCTTGATCAGCAGCTGCGCGTGATTCGTGTGGCTGCGCGCCTTGGGGCACAAACACTCCGGCTTACCGGTGGAGAGCCCTTGTTGAGCCGGCGTTTGTTGCCGTTGCTGGAGGCGGTGGCGCAGGCCCGGCGGGATCGCTCAGATCCGATGGCTGGTCTTCAGGCCGTGGCGCTCACCAGCAACGGGGTGCTGTTGTCGGAATCGATGGCGCGGGCATTGCGTACCGCAGGGCTGGATCGCATCACCATCAGCCTGGATGCAGTGGAAGGGGAGGCAGCGGCGCGCATGGCTGGTCTCCAGGGTGGGGCTCTTGCTGGGGATCGCCTGGTCCGCCAGGTGCAGGACGGTATCGCGGCGGCCCGTGCCGCTGGTTTTGATCCCTCACGCGGTGAGCTCAAGCTCAATGCCGTGATCCAACGGGGGAGGAATGACGATCAGCTGTTGCCTTTGGCCGATTTGGCGCGGCAGCAGGGGATGGAGCTGCGTTTGATCGAATACATGGATGTGGGCAGCCGCAACCAGTGGACGCTGGACCAGGTGCTGCCGGCGGCTCAGATGGTGGAGCGCATTCATGCCCGCTGGCCCCTTGAAGCCCTTGGGCGCCCCAGGGGTGGGACGGCCCGGCGTTGGAGCTATGGCGATGGCGCCGGATCCATCGGTGTGATCGCCTCCATCAGTGAGCCGTTCTGCGGGGATTGCAACCGGTTGCGTGTCACCGCCGATGGCCAGGCGTTCACCTGCCTGTTCTCCGCTGATGGCACGGATCTCAAGCCCGCGCTCGCGTCGGAGCTTCAGCTTGAGCAGGCCATGCGCCAGCTCTGGCAGCGACGCCAGGACCGCTACAGCGAGGAGCGTGATCCATCCGCCGCTGCGTCTACCCATGCGGAAATGGCGTATCTAGGGGGCTGA
- a CDS encoding molybdenum cofactor guanylyltransferase, whose product MGRDKALLPHPSGGVWLTVLVDQLLPLGHPVEVLSRHDEHAELLAHRPGCSVLLEPPPWNGPLQALAKVLSPMPGEALLVLPVDMPCLRTAVVQQLIAAWNNAPEQAAVAHDGQRLQPLLAVIPSGSPFRSCLDEQLQRGELRWMDWLTRVPHQRVPLPAEALLNANCPADLAALEG is encoded by the coding sequence ATGGGGCGTGACAAGGCGCTGTTGCCGCATCCCTCCGGTGGTGTGTGGCTCACGGTCTTGGTCGACCAGTTGTTGCCCCTAGGTCATCCGGTGGAGGTGTTGAGTCGTCATGACGAGCACGCCGAGCTGCTGGCCCATCGGCCCGGATGTTCCGTGCTGTTGGAGCCCCCCCCTTGGAATGGCCCCCTGCAGGCGTTGGCCAAAGTGCTGTCTCCGATGCCGGGCGAGGCCTTGCTGGTGCTGCCGGTGGACATGCCCTGTTTGCGCACCGCCGTTGTCCAGCAGCTCATCGCAGCCTGGAATAACGCCCCGGAGCAAGCAGCGGTGGCTCATGACGGGCAACGGCTCCAGCCGTTGCTGGCGGTGATTCCTTCAGGCTCCCCTTTTCGCTCCTGCCTGGATGAGCAACTGCAACGCGGAGAGTTGCGCTGGATGGACTGGTTGACCAGGGTCCCCCATCAAAGGGTTCCCTTGCCTGCGGAAGCTCTGTTGAATGCCAATTGCCCTGCAGATCTGGCAGCGTTGGAGGGATGA
- a CDS encoding sodium:solute symporter family protein has translation MPADSVPFLQPGIAWALVVLFSVLWVALGIAWGRRGQGNADDYMLAGRNIGLALSTATLMASWVTGNTTLLAPEFGYKTGLWGMFSYALAGLGLILFAPLASRIKQLMPNGRTSGDFIRLRYGRLAWWVFMLITAIYTLGFLMTQAMGAGLLLQALSGFDYHVGMVVVIGVATVYTLFGGMRAVIGTDFIQSLLIMVLLAVVAVLAFRQFPMPEVHASLLAQHPDRLDLLLPAGLLIAWNSALFSMGEVFHNNIWWSRVFASRRSVVMTSFVLGGIAWMSVPMVTGSIGLVALARELPLEQVNMVFPVMAADLLGAGGAALVFVVVFASLTSTLDSLLASTADLLAEDVYFRLLRPQASDLQLKQAARLMVVGLAVVTLALSWPRLDSLASVLFFTGALVASTVWPVACGLYWRTANRTAAIAAMLAGSVVGLLAYVLIAPYCAAVFSAAVSAVVMLMGSRFWPERFDFTLLQEEG, from the coding sequence ATGCCCGCTGACTCGGTTCCCTTCCTTCAGCCCGGGATCGCCTGGGCGTTGGTGGTGCTGTTCTCTGTTCTCTGGGTGGCGCTGGGGATTGCCTGGGGCAGGCGCGGTCAAGGCAATGCCGACGACTACATGCTGGCGGGGCGCAACATCGGGCTGGCTCTGAGTACGGCCACGTTGATGGCCTCCTGGGTCACCGGCAACACCACCCTGCTTGCCCCTGAATTCGGCTACAAAACCGGCCTCTGGGGCATGTTCAGCTATGCCCTGGCTGGGCTTGGCCTGATTCTGTTCGCCCCCCTGGCCTCGCGGATCAAGCAGTTGATGCCCAACGGGCGCACCAGCGGCGACTTCATCCGTTTGCGGTACGGACGACTGGCCTGGTGGGTGTTCATGCTGATCACCGCGATCTACACCCTGGGCTTTCTGATGACCCAGGCGATGGGTGCTGGCTTGCTGCTGCAGGCCCTTTCAGGCTTCGACTACCACGTGGGAATGGTGGTGGTGATTGGTGTTGCCACCGTCTACACCCTCTTCGGCGGAATGCGGGCTGTGATCGGCACCGATTTCATCCAGTCGCTGTTGATCATGGTGCTGCTGGCGGTGGTGGCGGTGCTTGCCTTCCGTCAATTCCCGATGCCCGAGGTGCATGCCTCTTTGCTGGCCCAGCATCCTGATCGGCTTGATCTGTTGCTGCCGGCGGGCTTGTTGATCGCCTGGAATTCCGCCCTCTTTTCGATGGGCGAGGTGTTTCACAACAACATTTGGTGGTCCAGGGTTTTCGCCAGTCGGCGCTCGGTGGTGATGACGTCCTTCGTGTTGGGGGGAATCGCCTGGATGAGCGTGCCGATGGTGACGGGCTCCATTGGCCTGGTGGCCCTGGCCCGTGAGTTGCCTCTCGAGCAGGTGAACATGGTGTTCCCTGTGATGGCAGCCGATCTGCTCGGGGCCGGCGGCGCGGCCTTGGTGTTTGTGGTGGTGTTTGCCTCGCTTACTTCCACCTTGGATTCGTTGCTGGCATCTACTGCCGATCTGTTGGCGGAGGATGTGTACTTCCGCCTGTTGCGGCCCCAGGCCAGCGACCTGCAGCTCAAGCAGGCGGCGCGGCTGATGGTGGTGGGATTGGCCGTCGTCACCCTGGCGCTGTCCTGGCCGCGGCTGGATTCGCTGGCGTCGGTGCTGTTCTTCACCGGTGCCCTGGTGGCCTCCACGGTCTGGCCTGTGGCATGTGGGCTCTACTGGCGTACGGCCAACCGCACCGCTGCCATTGCGGCCATGCTCGCCGGCAGCGTTGTGGGCCTGCTCGCCTATGTGCTGATCGCGCCCTACTGCGCTGCTGTGTTTTCGGCGGCCGTGTCGGCGGTTGTGATGCTGATGGGCAGTCGGTTTTGGCCGGAACGCTTCGACTTCACCTTGCTGCAGGAGGAGGGATGA
- a CDS encoding transglutaminase family protein, with protein sequence MRALIVHRLTYRYEAPVFLGEHRLCLRPRGQGFQTLLEHQLSVLPEPEQRRELVAASGDEIQRLRFLGSTDELVFEARSLVETRPAPLLESCFNGLEPPLPYPRGQLNSDLQGALEGWLPNGQHEPAAIDLTQEALMGSNQQTLAFLKQLIELIQERVKYTQRHVGPAWPAGRTLRERIGSCRDLAMLMVACCRVVGLPARFVSGYQLQQPPPKDYDLHAWAEVYLPGAGWRGFDPSAGMEVNERYVVLATSSKPELTAAVSGSFSGPPETNSELNWQIQITEEASGMGTSSRNLLQAA encoded by the coding sequence ATGCGTGCTCTCATCGTTCACCGCCTGACGTATCGGTATGAGGCCCCCGTTTTCCTTGGGGAACATCGCCTGTGTCTGAGGCCTCGAGGTCAGGGGTTTCAGACCCTGCTGGAGCATCAGCTCAGCGTGCTGCCGGAACCGGAGCAACGTCGGGAACTGGTGGCCGCCAGCGGCGACGAAATCCAACGGCTGCGTTTTCTCGGCAGCACCGATGAATTGGTCTTTGAGGCCCGCAGCCTGGTGGAGACCCGGCCAGCACCCCTGCTGGAGAGCTGCTTCAACGGACTGGAACCGCCCCTGCCCTACCCACGCGGCCAACTCAACAGCGACCTGCAGGGGGCCCTGGAGGGCTGGTTGCCCAACGGCCAGCACGAACCCGCGGCCATCGACCTCACCCAGGAAGCCCTGATGGGCAGCAACCAGCAGACCCTGGCTTTTCTGAAGCAACTGATTGAACTGATTCAAGAGCGGGTGAAATACACCCAACGCCATGTGGGACCCGCCTGGCCGGCGGGTCGCACCCTGCGCGAGCGGATCGGCTCCTGCCGTGATCTGGCCATGCTGATGGTGGCCTGCTGCCGCGTGGTGGGTCTCCCCGCCCGCTTCGTGAGCGGCTATCAACTGCAGCAGCCTCCCCCGAAGGACTACGACCTGCATGCCTGGGCGGAGGTTTACCTGCCGGGAGCGGGCTGGCGGGGCTTTGACCCCAGTGCCGGCATGGAAGTCAACGAGCGCTATGTGGTGCTGGCCACCTCGTCCAAACCGGAACTCACCGCAGCCGTGAGCGGCAGCTTCAGCGGCCCCCCCGAAACAAACAGTGAACTGAACTGGCAGATTCAGATCACCGAGGAAGCTTCCGGGATGGGAACCTCCTCACGCAACCTGCTTCAGGCCGCCTGA
- a CDS encoding circularly permuted type 2 ATP-grasp protein: MFTDYKPTVGFDEYFCSETARPRADLAPLLASLGQMGLPELNRSHASASQLLRRLGATFRLNDSGLKGSERILPFDPLPRLIGRSDWITLEQGLLQRLEAIDRFLADIYGPQQILNDGVIPREDVESSSGWRPQMQGISLPLNRWCHISGLDLIRDGNGTWRVLEDNLRCPSGVAYFLENRRVMKRLFSGLFEGRAVQPIDDYPSHLLRTLQDLAPWSDAPRVAILTPGVFNSAYFEHSYLAQEMGIHLVEGRDLVCEGGRVWMRSTNGLKPVDVIYRRIDDDFLDPTVFRKDSMLGVPGLIDVLRQGRVAIANAPGTGIADDKLIYAHVPAMIRYYLDEEPIIENVPTYLCARPDDRLYVLEHLEQLVVKSVAEAGGYGMLIGPQASRSELADFDTKIRANPRNFIAQPTLQLSTVPSLSDGELYPCHVDLRPYVLRGASNWVSPGGLTRVALKRGSLVVNSSQGGGCKDTWIVDDQPMAAPQPQEAVPC, from the coding sequence ATGTTCACCGACTACAAACCCACGGTCGGCTTCGACGAATATTTCTGCAGCGAAACGGCCAGGCCGCGCGCCGATCTTGCCCCACTACTCGCATCACTAGGGCAGATGGGATTGCCCGAGCTCAACCGCAGCCATGCCTCAGCCAGCCAGCTGCTGCGTCGCCTTGGCGCCACCTTCCGCCTCAACGATTCCGGGCTCAAAGGCAGCGAACGAATTCTCCCCTTCGATCCCTTGCCTCGGCTGATCGGCCGCAGCGACTGGATCACCCTGGAGCAGGGACTGCTGCAACGCCTGGAAGCCATCGACCGCTTCCTCGCTGACATCTATGGCCCCCAGCAGATCCTCAACGACGGAGTGATCCCACGGGAAGACGTTGAAAGTTCCTCCGGTTGGCGACCTCAGATGCAGGGCATCAGCCTGCCGCTCAACCGCTGGTGCCACATCTCCGGGCTCGACCTGATCCGCGACGGCAATGGCACCTGGCGGGTGTTGGAAGACAACCTGCGCTGTCCGTCGGGGGTGGCCTATTTCCTCGAGAACCGTCGGGTGATGAAGCGGTTGTTCTCTGGCCTATTTGAAGGACGTGCCGTTCAACCGATCGACGACTATCCCTCCCATCTGCTGCGCACCCTTCAGGACCTGGCGCCCTGGAGTGACGCCCCCCGCGTGGCGATCCTGACGCCCGGGGTGTTCAACAGTGCCTATTTCGAACACAGCTATCTGGCCCAAGAAATGGGCATTCACCTGGTGGAGGGGCGCGATCTGGTATGCGAAGGCGGCCGGGTGTGGATGCGCAGCACCAACGGCCTCAAGCCCGTGGATGTGATTTACCGCCGCATCGACGATGATTTTCTTGATCCCACCGTGTTCCGCAAGGACTCGATGCTGGGGGTGCCGGGCCTCATCGACGTGCTGCGGCAAGGACGGGTCGCCATCGCCAACGCCCCTGGCACCGGCATCGCCGACGACAAGCTGATCTATGCCCACGTGCCGGCAATGATCCGCTACTACCTCGATGAGGAGCCGATCATCGAGAACGTCCCCACCTACCTCTGTGCCCGGCCAGACGATCGGCTCTATGTGCTCGAACACCTCGAACAACTGGTGGTGAAATCAGTGGCGGAAGCCGGAGGCTACGGAATGCTGATCGGGCCCCAGGCCAGCCGATCGGAGCTGGCGGACTTCGACACGAAGATCCGTGCGAATCCCCGCAACTTCATCGCGCAGCCCACGCTGCAACTCTCCACCGTGCCGTCCCTCAGTGACGGAGAGCTCTACCCCTGCCACGTGGATCTGCGCCCCTACGTGCTGCGCGGCGCAAGCAACTGGGTCAGCCCAGGCGGACTGACGCGCGTGGCCCTCAAGCGGGGCTCGCTGGTGGTGAATTCGTCCCAGGGAGGCGGCTGCAAGGACACCTGGATCGTCGACGACCAACCGATGGCAGCACCGCAACCCCAGGAGGCTGTGCCGTGCTGA